In Myxococcales bacterium, the DNA window CGCCGTCGACAAAGCCCTCGGCGGTCAGCTCGCGAAGCAGATCAAGCGCGACGACTTCAAGGGCAAGAAGGACCAGGTCCTCTCCCTCCCGACCTTCGGCAAGCTCAAGGCCGACAAGGTGATCGTGTACGGGCTCGGCGAAGAGGGGGCGATCTCGGACGGCGACCTGCGCACGCTGGGGGCGAAGGTGGGGCGCGCCGCGAGCTCCGAGAAGGCGAAGCGCATCGTGGTCGGCCTGTGCGACGGCCTCGAGGGCCGCGTGCGGTTCGTGGTCGAGGGCATCGAGCTCGGGGCGTACCGCTTCGCGAAGTACCTCACGGGCGACCGCAAGCCGAAGGCGGAGCTCTCCCACGTGACGCTGACGACGTCGGCCAAGGTCACGAGCGAGCACAAGGAGCAGGTCGAGCTCGGCGTGAGCGTCGCCACCGGCGTGAACCTCGCCCGCGACCTGTCGAACGAGCCGCCGAACGTGCTCTACCCGGACTCGTTCGCCCAGATCGCCTCGAAGATGGCCAAAGAGTCGGGCCTCGGCGTGAAGGTGCTCGACTACAAGGAGATCGTCCGTCGCGGCATGAACCTGCTCCAGGCCGTGGGTCAGGGCAGCGAGCGCAAGCCCACCCTGGTGCACCTCTCGTGGGTCCCCTCGGGCGCCAAGAAGAAGATCGTCTTCGTCGGCAAGGGCATCACGTTCGACTCGGGCGGCCTCTCGATCAAGCCGGCGGCCGGCATGGGTGAGATGAAGCACGACATGTCGGGCGCGGCCAACGTGGTCGGCCTCATGCAAATCGTCGCGGCCCTCAAGCCGACCGTCGAGGTGCACGGAGTCTTCGTCGCCGCCGAGAACATGCCCGACGGGAACGCCTACCGCCCGGGGGACATCATCACGTCGCTCGACGGCAAGACGGTCGAGATCGTCAACACGGACGCCGAAGGCCGCCTCATCCTGGCCGACGCGCTCGTCTATGCCCGCGAGCTCGAGCCGGACCTCCTCGTCGACAACGCGACGCTCACGGGCGCGTGCGTCGTGGCGCTCGGCAACACCTGCTCCGGGTGGTACGCGGCCACCGAGACCGCCGCCGAGGCGTTCCAGAGCGCGGTGAAGGCGTCGGGCGAGAACATGTGGCGCATGCCGCTCCTCGAGGAGCTCCGCGACCAGCTCAAGACCGACGTGGCCGACCTGAAGCACACGGGCGATCGCTGGGGTGGCTCGATCACGGCTGCCCTCTTCCTCCGCGAGTTCATCGGCAACGCCAAGAACTGGGTCCACTGCGACATCGCGGGCCCCGCCATGGCCGACCGGTCCTTCGCCTGGAACCCCAAGGCGGGCACGGGCCACGGCGTGCTCACCTTCCTCGAGCTCATCATGGACGCGCACCGCGCCGCCCACACCCAAGCCTGAGCCCGAGGCTGGGCGCCCGCCCGGCCACCCCCGAAGGGACATGTGCACTCTGCACGTGTCCCTTCGTGCATGAAGGCGTGCTATCTCCCGGGAGCACCATGGACACCGTCGCCCTCGAACGCCGCATTTCTCGGGCCTTCGCCCGCGCCATCACCGACTTCGGGATGCTCGCCGACGGAGACCGCGTCATGGTGTGCGTGAGCGGCGGCAAAGACAGCTACGTCATGCTCGACCGCTTCCGCGAGCTCCAGAAGAAGGCGCCCGTTCGGTTCGAGCTCAAGGTGGTGAACGTCGACCAGGGGCACCCTGGCTATCCGGGCCACCTCCTCACCGATTACATGGCAGCCGAGGGGTACGACTTCACGATGGTGAAGGAGGACACCTACTCGATCGTCACCGAGAAGATCCCCGAGGGGAAGACCTTCTGCTCGCTCTGCTCGCGCCTCCGCCGCGGCATCCTCTACCGCATGGCGCGCGAGCTCGGCTGCACCAAGATCGCGCTCGGTCACCACCGCGACGACGTGCTCCAGACGCTGCTCTTGAACCTCTTCTTCGCGGGGCAGCTCGCGGCGATGCCCCCGGTCATGGTGTCTCAGGAGGGGCAGGTGGTCATCCGTCCGCTCCTCTACTGTGCCGAGGAGGATCTCTCGGCCTACGCGCGCGAGAAGGCGTTCCCCATCTTGCCGTGCGATCTCTGCGGCTCGCAGGAAATGCTCCAGCGCAAGGTCGTGGGCCGCATGCTCGACGACCTCGAGGCGAAGACCCCGGGCACGAAGCAGATCATGCTCGCGGCGTTGCAAAACGTGAGGCCGTCGCATCTGCTCGACAAGGGCCTCTGGAAGCAGCTCGGGCTCGAGGCGGCCAGCGAGGTCGCGGCCGGTGAGGCCCTCGTGTCGGCGTCGCGGCTGCTCCAGGGGTCGGCGTGAGCCAAGCGCCCGCCGCGCCCAAGACGAGCCTCGTGTCTCGTATCTCGGAGCTCGGCGCGTCGGCGCAGGCGAGCATTCCGGGGCTCTACGCGTGGGGGGTCACGGTCGCGACGTGTGCGTTCGTGAAGGGCGTGCCGTGGCAGACCAAGCTCCTCGCGCTCCTCGGCCCGATCGCGCTCGGCGCGTCGGTGCTCGTCGACAAGGATCGCCCGGCGGTCGCGCGGAACGTCTCCGTGTTCGGGCTCGTCGTCTCGAGCCTCGTCGTGTGGGCGCTCGTCCCCGAGCACGCGGGCCCATCGCACCTCGACACGACCCGCGGCGTGCTCGGCATGATCGGCTGGGGGGTGTTCGCCTTCGCGTCGGCGGCGCCCGCGTTCCCTCGCACGAAAGAGGAAGAGGCGCGTGTCGTCGAGCGTGGTCGTCTCGAGCCGCGTCAACGAGGGTCTCGAAAAGACGTGCCCTTCCTCGTGGTCGGCGTGGCCATCACGGTGGCGCTCCAGTGCGTCGGCTGGGGCGTCGAGCCCAAGGAGCGCGCCCTCTTCGTGCGGCTCTTCACGATCGTCGCGGGCATGAGCGTGCTCGGCGCTTTTTCGGGGGTCGCGCTCTCGCGGCACGTGGCGCCGACCCGCAAGCGGCGCAAACGAGGCATCTTCGGGTGGGCGCTCGCCTTCGTCGCGGCGCTCGTCGTCGCCGTCGCGTACGAGCTCGTGGCGAGCTGACCTTTTCCGCCGACCGGCCCTCGTTCCGCACGAGCTTGGCGGGTGCACGGTGTAACCTGTTGAAATGACGCAAAAAAGCGTCGCGTTGCCAACTTGCCGCCGGGTCGCGGGGGCCGCTATGCTCCGGAGCGATGGGGTCGTACGAGACGCTCGGGATCGTGTTTGCGCTCGCTGGGAGCGCCGCCCTCGGGGTCGGGGCGATGGCTTTGTCGCAAGCGAGCGACGTGCGCGCGCTCGTGTGGATCGTGGTCGGGGCGGTGGCCCTTCGGGTCTCGTCGCGTTGTGTGCTCGAGGGGCGCGGATGACGAAGGTGCGCGCCGCGCTCGTGGGTCTAGTCGTCGTCGTGGGGTGCACCTCGGGCGAGACCACGACGGTGCCGCTCGGAGGGGACGTGTGCGCTCGCGTCGATGGCGATATCGCGATCCCATCGTCCGTGGTGGCGCGGACGGCGGCCGTGGCTCGGGTCACGCCGGCCGAGGCGCTCGACCGGCTCGTGCTCGACGCCGTGGGAGCCCAAGAGGCGAAGGCTTCGGGAATCGACGCGTCGCCGTCGACGAAGCTGCGTGTTCGAGCCGTCCTCGCGCGGGCCGTCCTCGACGGTGCCCGAGAGCGCGCGGCATCGGGAGGACCTCCGACGGACGCCGAGGACGAAGCCCTCTCGCGGCAAGCCTGGTACGAGGTCGACAGGCCTCCGATGCGCCTCTCGGTCCACGCGATCGTGATGCGCCCGAAGGGCAAAGAGGCCGAAGAGCTGCTGCCGCGCGCCCGCGCGTTCGCCGAGCAGATCCGCGCGGCCGTGCTCCAGGCGAAGACGGCCGACGAGATGATGTCGCTCGCGTCCGCCAAAGGGAAGGACTCCGGCAAGCTCGAGGTGAAGGTCGAGGCGCTCTCGCCGGTCACCGCGGACGGTCGCGTCCCGGACGGCACCTCCTTCGACCCCGCCTACGTCGCGGGGCTCTTCGCCCTCGCGAACGTGGGCGACACGAGCCCGGTGGTCGAGTCCTCCTTCGGTTTCCACGTGATACGCTACGTCGAGGCGCTGCCCGAGAAGCGCCTCTCGACCGACGAACGGCGCAAGCTCTTCGGCCCGGAGGTGAACGCGCGCCGCGCCCGGGCCGAGATCGACCGCACCCTCGCCGCGCTCCGTGCTTCGCGCGAGGTCACCGTGTCCCCCGCGGCAGCGTCGATCCTCGACGGGATCGAGTGGGGGAAATAGTGCGCGCGGGCCGGTCGTCGTCGCCGCCACGCGACATGGACGCGTCGCCCTTCTCGGCGATCTTGGCGTCGTTCCTTACGCGTGTCCCCGGGGCGATCGCCGCGGCCCTCGTCGACGCGGAGGGAGAGACCGTCGACTACTCGGGGAAATACGACCTCTTCGAGCTCAAGGTCATGGCGGCCCACTTCCGCATCCTGCTCGGGACGGCGGGGGCCCTCGTCGGAGAGACCGCGCCGCCGAGCGAGCTCGTGGTGCGGGGAGACCGAAAGACGGTGCTCGTGCTGCTCGCCCCCGAGGGCTACGCGGTCGTCGTCGTGATGCGCCGCCGAGCAGGCTTTACGCGCCGTGAGCTGGCCTCCCAGACGATGATGAGAGAGCTCTCGCGCGAAGCGGGCTGGTCGCTCCCCCAGCCCTCCCCATGGGAAACCGTGGAGGTTCGCGCCGATCGGCGTGGGCGCCCCGTCGCCCTCGAGGCAGGCACCGAAGGCCTCGTAGGCCTGGAGGTCCTCGGGAAGCTCGGCCGCTACGGCTACCGGGTCCGGAGCCAGGAGGGGCACGAGTTCACCCTCGTCCGCGAGCCCAAGAATCATTGGTACGCGGACACCCCCCTCCGACCGCGAACCTGATACGTGCATGACGCACGCGATCGGCCCCCGAAAACATCAATAATTTCGGTCGCTTCCAAAGAAACGACGCGGCACGTAAAAACGCGTTTGACCTTTTTCGGCCCGCGAGTACTTTGCGCCTCCCCGGCGGCTCGGTGACCCCGAAACGCCAGGGCGAGGCCCAAGATTTCACCCAGTGATTTCAAAGCCTTGTGCGTAACTTGTGGAAAACTACTTCATCAAAAAAACCTCTTGCGAAAGAGGGCGGATGGAGAGAAAGAAACGAGAGACGCAGGGCGGTGAGTCGGAAACGACGAACCGCCGCTCCGAAAAAGAACTTCAAAAAAGTTCTTGACGGAGGCGGAAGGCGGAACTAAAAGCCGCCACCCCGGAAACGGGAAGGTGACGAGCCGGAGACGGCGAGACACCACCTCCGAAAAGAAACTTCAAAAAAGTTCTTGACGGAAGCAGAAAGCGGATGTAGAGTTCGCGGCCCCAGAGCAGGGGGCTCTCGCAAGAGAGAAACTGCCTCGGTCCTTGAAAACTGAATCGTACGCACACT includes these proteins:
- a CDS encoding leucyl aminopeptidase, which codes for MPIKHTLRSADPTKEAADVLALFVWATGSGGSKKKKNEKSILDAVDKALGGQLAKQIKRDDFKGKKDQVLSLPTFGKLKADKVIVYGLGEEGAISDGDLRTLGAKVGRAASSEKAKRIVVGLCDGLEGRVRFVVEGIELGAYRFAKYLTGDRKPKAELSHVTLTTSAKVTSEHKEQVELGVSVATGVNLARDLSNEPPNVLYPDSFAQIASKMAKESGLGVKVLDYKEIVRRGMNLLQAVGQGSERKPTLVHLSWVPSGAKKKIVFVGKGITFDSGGLSIKPAAGMGEMKHDMSGAANVVGLMQIVAALKPTVEVHGVFVAAENMPDGNAYRPGDIITSLDGKTVEIVNTDAEGRLILADALVYARELEPDLLVDNATLTGACVVALGNTCSGWYAATETAAEAFQSAVKASGENMWRMPLLEELRDQLKTDVADLKHTGDRWGGSITAALFLREFIGNAKNWVHCDIAGPAMADRSFAWNPKAGTGHGVLTFLELIMDAHRAAHTQA
- the ttcA gene encoding tRNA 2-thiocytidine(32) synthetase TtcA — translated: MDTVALERRISRAFARAITDFGMLADGDRVMVCVSGGKDSYVMLDRFRELQKKAPVRFELKVVNVDQGHPGYPGHLLTDYMAAEGYDFTMVKEDTYSIVTEKIPEGKTFCSLCSRLRRGILYRMARELGCTKIALGHHRDDVLQTLLLNLFFAGQLAAMPPVMVSQEGQVVIRPLLYCAEEDLSAYAREKAFPILPCDLCGSQEMLQRKVVGRMLDDLEAKTPGTKQIMLAALQNVRPSHLLDKGLWKQLGLEAASEVAAGEALVSASRLLQGSA
- a CDS encoding peptidyl-prolyl cis-trans isomerase; amino-acid sequence: MTKVRAALVGLVVVVGCTSGETTTVPLGGDVCARVDGDIAIPSSVVARTAAVARVTPAEALDRLVLDAVGAQEAKASGIDASPSTKLRVRAVLARAVLDGARERAASGGPPTDAEDEALSRQAWYEVDRPPMRLSVHAIVMRPKGKEAEELLPRARAFAEQIRAAVLQAKTADEMMSLASAKGKDSGKLEVKVEALSPVTADGRVPDGTSFDPAYVAGLFALANVGDTSPVVESSFGFHVIRYVEALPEKRLSTDERRKLFGPEVNARRARAEIDRTLAALRASREVTVSPAAASILDGIEWGK
- a CDS encoding roadblock/LC7 domain-containing protein, which produces MDASPFSAILASFLTRVPGAIAAALVDAEGETVDYSGKYDLFELKVMAAHFRILLGTAGALVGETAPPSELVVRGDRKTVLVLLAPEGYAVVVVMRRRAGFTRRELASQTMMRELSREAGWSLPQPSPWETVEVRADRRGRPVALEAGTEGLVGLEVLGKLGRYGYRVRSQEGHEFTLVREPKNHWYADTPLRPRT